The region TGGTCGTTATTGGTCTGCGAAGAATGGAGCCTTAGAATTTCATAAAAACTTTAAACGTCTTCGGTTTCATGCTCCTAGACATCCTGTAGTTGTTGATTCTGATGATTTTATTCCGTTTTCGGATACTGAAGTGGTATCCAAAGAAGCTGCTTCTTCATTTGTTGAAGAGTCGTGGGAGGATGAATTGATGCGTAAGACACGGGAGTTTAATGTGTTAACGAGAGAGCGTCCTTATGATGAGAAGTTATGGTTAGATTTTGCGGAGTTTCAAGATAAGGTTGCTAGTATGCAACCGCAAAAAGGGGTTCGGTTGCAGTTGCTTGAGAAGAAGGTTAGCATATTGGAAAAAGCTGTTGAGCTTAATCTTGATAATGAGGAACTGTTACTTGCTCTTTTGAAGGCTTATCAGAACAGGGATAGCACTGATGTATTAATTGGAAGATGGGAAAAAGTACTTTTGACCCATTACGGTAGTGCCAAGCTGTGGAGAGAGTATTTGCGTATTTTTCAAGGGGAATTTTCTAGATTCAAGGTTTCGGAAATGAGAAAAATGTATGCACATGCAATTCAAGCTCTTTCTTCTGCGTGCAATAAGCAGCTTAGGCAGGttctatttcaattttttttcttattgtgTTGGCAATCATGACTATCTTTATGAGATTTTAAGGCAGTATTTTTACAATGTGCCGCCACATTGCATATTGTTGAAAACTTGAAATGTCATACTTTATTTGTCTTGACCATTACGAATGTGCATACATTTTTGCTCATGAACATCTTTAAAAATCACATAGAGATATCATTATGTATTCTCTATTACTATTTGCTACACCACTGAAACTGCTAAAAAAGTGTTTTACAAGTCGAAACAACCATAGGACATTTGGATCATAAccttttcttttcataaaagtatttttaatttttctgcaTGTTGTAATGATGGAAATAGCCTATATAGTTTGTGTTTATTAGTTACCAACTATCTCCTATCATATCTGGATAACTACTGCAATTCTTTCATGTTTTTCACAGCACTTTTTAATGAAACTATGAAGGTTctttaaaacaaacaaacaaactctGAAGGTTATCATAGAAAAAGTTGCGGTTCCTAATGCACTCTAGACGTCAgaatatgttttatatataatgtttTCAAAAAAATGTTTTCTCGAGAATATGTTTTCTAAAAAATGTTTTTCCTGCAAACAAAAGAGACTAAATCCATATTTGAAACTAAACTATCAAGGTGAAGTGCAATTTGTTGGATAATTTGCTGAAAATAAGATGATTTATGAAAAATCAATGCATTATTGCCTTTTCTGTTgtgttgtttttctttttcaagtAGAAGCTTATTGtagtttcttcatttttttgacagttttaaatttgaatacaTAATATCGGTAATATGCTTAGTGCTGCTATTTTTTCTcgtatttatttgtttatttttaactCAGGTTCATCAAAATACAAAACCCTCTTCTAAGGATCTGGATACAGTAGAGCTAGAACTAGGACTGGTCAATGTCTTTCTTAGTCTCTGTCGGTTTGAGTGGCAGGCAGGACACCAGGAGTTGGCCACTGCTCTATTTCAAGCTGAAATTgaatttagtttgttttgtccTTCTTTACTCCTAAATGAGCACAGTAAATTGAGATTATTTGAGCACTTTTGGAATGGAAATGGTCCAAGAATTGGAGAAGAGGGGGCCACTGGTTGGTCCTTGTGGTTAGAGAAAGAGGAGGAAAATAGACAAAGGATTATGAAAGAGGAGACTTCACTTGATGATGAGAGAGGTGGTTGGACTGGCTGGTCAGAACCAAAATCCACACACATGGAAACTGATGAAACTCCAATAACTTTAAGCAGCAACAATAATGTCGCTGAGGGATTACTAGAGGAATCTGAGGATGAAGAGATCATGCAAGAAGATGATACAGAATTATTGCTAAAAGAGCTTGGTATTGATGTAGATGCTGGCCCTAGTAGTGAGGTGAAAGACACTTCAACCTGGATTAGATGGTCTGAAGAAGAGTCGCTGAGAGATTGTAGCCAATGGATGCCTGTACATGGAACAACAGACGGTCTGTCTCTGTCTATATTTGTCTATAGCAAAGCCTTACTTTGTTACTTAAACTTATGAATGTGCAATTGTATATTTGTCTATAGCAAAGCCTTACTTTATTTCTTGAACTTATGAATGTGTAACTGTAGTTTCTTCTTCATGGTTACTCATGTATCTCTACAATATTTGATTCAACAGACATGAACTCATTGAGTATTGAGACACCAGACAGAGAAGCTGATGAACAAATTCTAAGAGTCATATTATTTGAAGATGTCAGTGAATTTCTGTTTTCATTAAGCTCAGAAGAAGCCCGCTTATCTCTTTTATCGCAGTTTATCGAATTTTTTGGTGGTGATATGTCACAGTGGTAACActtctttctctctctttccCATAATTAGCTAGTCAGATCATTCCTATACAAAGACACCATcttatttcattttttgtttaaatctaAACATTCTCAACTATAAGAGATTACTGATTATGTGATGTGTGAATTGTATGTTACTAATATGTTATCAGGTCCCTTGTGTGTTCTCCATTTGAAATTCACTGACATGGGTCATTGACTTGCTTAATGTAATGGATATAGTTAATGGGAATACATAGCAACCACAAAGAAAAATGAATTAGAACTTAGGTAGAGTTCAAGAACTAGTtaatctctattttttttactgttcTCTTGGTTCCTGGATGCCGCTACAATTGGCTAGAAATGCGTTTGTACGTCTCAGATCTATTTTTGGTTTGGAATTTAGCAGGGTTATTTAGAATCATTTGTTAgtatatcaattttaatatgaCTTTTTTATGGGCAGTTATTTGCTTTTTCTCTTAGATGTAATTCGACTAAATAGAATAAGGTAGAAATGTTTGGCGTGGTGGACATCAGTGCCGAGAGTCTACAGTAGGCTACTATGCTCAGAAGTCGCGATGCTGACTTTAGTTTCTAGGATGTCTGGTGCCATGTTATATCTATATGACCAACTATGCATGTAGAACCCGCCTTACTAGATTGTAACTATCATATTTTCTGTCCATAAATACAACTGTTCACACAAGTCATTTAGGATTTTCACTCCTTTTCTAGGGTTGTGTCTGACCACTTTGAGATTTATACTACCTCGCCTCTGCTCGTTGATGGCTTCTTTCCGACCTGTTGGTCCTTGCTTATTTAGCTGCCTCCATTTATCAAATACAAGCCGGTTATTGGACTTTGACTTGCCTTTTGGGTTATGTCATATGTATAATGGGAAACGAGAGATTTCATTGGTAAAGTGTTATCATACTAGTGCCGACATTAATAGCCGTAGTATAATGTATAGTTGGTATGTTTTACTTGCATATattattgattgatttattttccAGTTCAGTTATTGATTGATATTGAATCTAGATTATTTCACAATAGGAAATAGAGTAATATGATGTGCTTTGTCTGCTTGTTGTGGTCGACAAACTCTTATGCATTGTTTCAGCTCATAATCTTCTTACCAACTTATCTAGTGAATTTTTTCTATCAGGATTTGCACAAACAGTTTAAGTTGGACTGACAAAATCCTTAGCTTAGACGTGCTGCCAGATTCCATGTTAAAGCATTTGACTTTAATCTGTAATGATCCGGTATTCCTTTTGGGTAACACTGTTGACACTTCTAAGCGAAGCGATATAATGAAATTTCTTCGGAATGCTATCTTGCTATGTCTAACTGCTTTTCCACGTAATCACAAATTGGAACAAGCTGCTCTTGTTGCTGAAGAGTTGTCTGCTACAAGGACGGACTCCTCTACCCCTTGCAGATCTCTTGCTAAGTCCCTGCTAAAAAGTGATAGACAGGTATGTTTTCCACTGTTTGGTTCTCTTGTAATAAAACAGAATCTGAAAAGCCAGATAcattaaagaagaaaaaaatagtaaaacatGTCATTTTCTTGAATTAGTTACGAATATATTGTTATGACCCGTTGATATGGATCGAGTCACAGGGCGATGACCTTCGTTTGAAGGTTGTCCTGTACTTGACTTGTTACGTTTTCGAGCTATGGTGATTGTTGGAGCTCAAACGGAGAGCTGCCTATCCGGGAACTCGTTAGAGAGAGTTGCCTATCTGAGTTGTTTATAATTTTCTGGTTGTCTTTATTAATAAGCTGAAACAGCTATTTATAATACAACTAGTCTTGAGTAGCAAGACTCCTAATAGAACTAGGAAATAAAAGAAGattcctaattagaatataactAGGAAACATAATAATACTAAATAAGAAACATAATACTACTAAATAGCTATTAAATAATAATCTGACAACTAAGGTAATTGCTGATTCTTCTTCTCCTGGAATCAACTAAATATAGAATAAGGCCATAACATCACTCCCCTCCTCCAAATCGAGCTTGCCCTCAAGCTCAAATGGTTGGCATTTTAGGATCTCTAGCATGGTCGTCGTCATTACCAGTGTTTGCATCTTCCTCTGAAATAGCAACCTCAATCCAAAACAACCTTTTACATTGATGGCGTGGTGAAAATATTTCATCACAATTGTAACAAAGACCTTTGGCTCTCCTTTCTGCCATCTCTGCACTACTtagttttttgataaaatgaggAAGAGTTGAAACGCTCCCACTTGCAATTGTTTTTGTAGCAGCTGCCTGTGCCcatgatttttgattttcagaatCTTTTTCTAGTTGTAAACGTCTCTCAAAAGCTCGAGCAAGACTCATAGCTTCCTCTAAATTCTCCGGTTTAGCCAATTCAACATCGATTTGCAATCTGTCTGATAACCCAGCCATCATGATTGCTACTTGATGTTCTGGGATTATGGATTTCGTTCGAGCTAACAATCCTTGAAATTTTTCAAGATACTCTTCCACCGTGCCTTTTTGTCGAAGGGAGATTAAATCTCCGACTGGATTACTTCGAACTGGCGGACCAAACCGCATATTGCAAAATTTCTTGAATTCATCCCATGTTAAGTACGGGTTTGCCTTCTCCAAATGCACAAACCATAACTGCGCAGTCCCTGTTAGATGAAACGAAGCTAACCTGATCCATTCTTCTTGTGGAGTATTCTGGTGAACAAAAAACTGCTCGCAACGGGTAAGCCATCCAAGAGGGTCTTCCTTGCCGTTGTAGGTGGGAAATTCCAGCTTTGTATACCGCGGAACAGCCCCACTTTTTCCTTCTTTACTAGATGAATTTAAAGTTTGCTTGGAACCATGAACCTGACTGCTACTATCCTCCACATCCTTCTCTTTTCTGATTGTTTCTTCCTTTTGCTGAGACATGGCATCAACACGTGCAGATAGGGCTGCGTGATCTGCTGACAGTTTGCTCATCATCTCCAAAAGTTGTTCCATCTGAGCATGTGTATCCCCCATGACtgttggctctgataccaaattgTTATGACCCGTTGATATGGATCGAGTCACAGGGCGATGACCTTCGTTTGAAGGTTGTCCTGTACTTGACTTGTTACGTTTTCGAGCTATGGTGATTGTTGGAGCTCAAACGGAGAGCTGCCTATCCGGGAACTCGTTAGAGAGAGTTGCCTATCTGAGTTGTTTATAATTTTCTGGTTGTCTTTATTAATAAGCTGAAACAGCTATTTATAATACAACTAGTCTTGAGTAGCAAGACTCCTAATAGAACTAGGAAATAAAAGAAGattcctaattagaatataactAGGAAACATAATAATACTAAATAAGAAACATAATACTACTAAATAGCTATTAAATAATAATCTGACAACTAAGGTAATTGCTGATTCTTCTTCTCCTGGAATCAACTAAATATAGAATAAGGCCATAACATATATGGGCTCGTCTTAGATTATCAAAATGCTTTTGTTTTATAAGCTAATATGTGCTTAAATTAAAATCTTCCCAGCCTTTTTTGGTCCATATGGCTTATACGATAGTATCAAACTGATGACTGAGATTACTCTAAATCATGCAACTAAAGGCATGCCATAGTTctgtttatttttcttaaactgaaactactttttctttttgaaggAAAACTGAAACTACTTAAATCTTTCCTTTATGTATTTTGTGTTCCTTCCAAACAAATCACCAGGGACCGAGTAGTATCACCCTTTTTGTAACTTGTTCTTGCCATTGGATTAGCAAAAAATAGAGAAGAATGGATTTTCCGAGGCAGAATTTTTGCTACTCTCATAGGCACATCCCTCACTCATCATGACATTCTTAACTATTATGAAAACAGTATGCAGAATGATTAGCTTCAGTTCATCTTCATCCACTAGACAGATTTTGGCTGGCTAATTATTCTGTAAACACTGTAACTTGTTCCAATGagaatatatcattttttagtTCTTTGCCAGGAAGTGTTCTTGGATATTTGTATTTTAGGAATTGAAATAGAAAGAGCCCTTTGGTTTGAATGAAATATGTCCTTGTCACAGGATGTGTTGCTGTGTGGAGTTTATGCACAACGAGAAGCTGCTTCTGGTAATATTGCTCATGCAAGAAGAATTTTTGACATGGCATTATCATTGATTGAAGCGCTTCCACCGgtaaatctttttaattattttttgaaaaatatttattaattaagccCGTActttgttggtattttttgctGACAGTGGTGGATAGTGACGGAGTCAGGACTTCAACATACAGGGCCAAATTATAATATGTAATATATGAAgtagataattttaaaaattagagcGGGTTTCATTGtaaaatatttagaaatttaatgctaattttaacaattttgaaatttttgaggGGGCCATAACACTCCCATGCCTCCCCCCTCCTTCCATCACTGGTGGtgaattttgaacttttttatatgtttcttattttgattcttttgatttttacttATCTTTTATACAAGATTTTTGTTGTTTAATGCCTCCACACAAGCGGTATCTGAGGTGAAGTCCCATATTTTTTCTTGGAAAGAAGGGTTTCTTATTGTTAGATATTTTCTTTTAGTGGTGGGCTTCTTAAGAAAGTAATTATGTTTTGgttggtttttttttatgaactcttattttgtaattttctatATAATGCTGTAATTTTCGAGTTTTACTTGGATTTCATTTATGTATTATATTGGGTGTGAGAACTAAGATTCTACTTCAGTGTCATTCTTATTTTCTTAGATTCTACAATGGACCCAGCACCATGTGCTCCTTGAAAAATGAGGAACTGCttttttatgaaaatgtttCACTCAGCTTAAGATCATTCATCTATGCTTTGTGGTATATCAAGTTGCTACATAATTAGAAAGTAGTTTCTAACTTGTATCCCgaaatttgttattttgttCTTTCATGCGTTTACTATTGGATCATTGGGTTTAACTGTTATGGTGCTAAGTTCTGCTTTGATTTTAAATCATAAGATGTAATGGTAGGGTGCTTAAAATCTTAATATCTCAATGCACATAAGTTTATTATTCGCGCATGTGCAGAAATTGGCAGTAGCACTATGCATTTCGAGTGAATGAACTTGAGCAAACCAACTTCAATACATACCTTATGATCCCAATTCATATTGAATTTCATATGCCTAATTATCTTGCTTTGTTGACTGCTATAAGTTATTCATGTTATTATTAATCTTGTCATTGTTGTGGATGACTGATACTTGGATTACATCATAAAGTACAAGTCAGAAATAATCAACTTATAGTCTTCCTTTGACTGTTTGTgttgattgaataatttataGCATATTAATTCTTCTTACATTTTAATTTACAGCATTTACAGTCAAATGCTCCTCTTTTATATTTCTGGTATGCTGAAGTAGAACTTGCCAGTGTATGTGGTGATACCCAAGAATCATTTTCTCGTGCACTGCATATTTTGTCGTGCTTAGGAAGTGGAGCAAAGTATAGCCCGTTTGAAACTAAACCATCAAGCTTGCAAATGTTAAGGGCACATCAAGGTTTTAAAGAAAGAATGAAAACAGTACAATCAACATGGTTGCACGGTGTTGTAAATGATCAATCTACTGCACTGGTCTGTTCAGCAGCATTGTTTGAAGAGTTAACAACCGGGTTCGACGCAGGTGTTAAAGTGCTGGATGAAGCTTTTAAAATGGTACTTCCAGGTTAGTGACCATAACCATGATTTCTCTTTGCATCCTTTTTGTTCTCTTCTAGCGCAAGAAAGTTGTTCCATGACAAGATAGTCATTTGAGTTCAATATCTGTAATTAATGTAGCTGTTGATCTCTCGGAGCCATCATATGTATATTTGAATCATATTTCGATGGGTGTCAATTCATAGAAGGACCTGACAATGATGCAGGGAAGCTTGGTGTGAATTATCCTATAGGCAGATTCATGGAAGCTAATTGTTTTGTTAGGATAAAATCTATGAATAGTCATAAGATTCATATCTAAAAAGTAAGAAAGTTaccaaaaaaacagaaaattcttCTAAAAATCACACCCTGAAAGGTTACAAAGTAAGTAGGGTTAGTGAATAGACTCAACAGTCAACACAATACGAAGCAGCACAATTCTGAAGCTTTATTAATTCTCTAAAGTCTGAAAAAGTTACAACCTTAAGTATTTCTATGGTAAAAAGAAGCACTAATAATCTAATACTGCTGTGACTAAATTCACTTATCCTAGACTaggaaattttgtttttgaactgTAAGAAAATTAAACTAATGCCAATTTGGAAAATTTTAAGCCAGTAAAGACTCAATaggattttaataaaataaaagactaGTAAAATACCGATCAAGCAAAGCTGGTAATTTAGAAATAACCTTTAGGTGgtgaaataataaatattagacGGAAATTCTGGAATTCTGAATTTTGCTGCTTCTTTTTTCCGATTTCTTTCTTGTCTGGATCATACAAGCACAAGCAAACATGTAAACCAAGGACAGAAGTATAGTGAGTCTTTTCTTAACATAGAAATAAGGGtgtatttgtttaaattgtcAAAAGGATTAACAAATCAAGCGAATTTGATGACTATGACCAagatgttttaattaaatatcatGTGTATACAATATTGGAAACTAATCGCAATCGAAACAGCACCatgagcgtgggtatgttttttttaatgtgatTACTTATTAGTGTCTTCCACATTGTGTTTTGACTCATCTGGTGTGATGAAATACATTAATTATGGTACTGTCaggtttatttatgttttagacccgtgtCCCCGGAATGAAGTTGAAACAAGCTGAAAACAAGCAACCAACATGAAGTTTGCAGTTTTAgttgatttaaataaatatttgtaaaataacTCAGTTTACATATGTGATTATCAGAACTTATATTTCCATCTCTAAAAGGattaaaactttcaaattttaaatcaacAGTAATAagcataaataaaataaaaaaataaaaataaaatgatagtcTCCATCTCATTAGTCTTAACTACAATTTTTTACTGGCTGTATCATCATGCTCATCTCTTTTTCctatttctgttttttttttcttttttctttaagTTCATAAGCATTCATCTGAGATATTTTGATATGGATGGGGAAATGAGACAGGCCTTTTCTACTCTCTTTTTCACGTTGGTTGCTCTTTTCTTGGGAGTAATACATTGTTTATAACCTGCAGAAAGAAGACGGCACAGTTATCAGCTTGAAATTTTGTTCAACTATTATACGAGGATGCTTCTTAAACATCATAAGCAATCAAGCTTATCAAAATTATGGGAATCCATCTCGCAGGGGCTACAAATATATCCTTGTAGCCCTGAACTATTCAAGGCGTTAGTTGAGATCGGGAATCTTTATAAAACACCAAACAATTTACGCTTGATGTTTGATGAGTACGGTCACAGGTGACATagttcatttatttttcttttaattcttaGTGTCATTCTACTGTCTAGTCTATGTATTTCCTTTTTAAAGTTGGTATAAGCTGGATAAACTAATTCAATTTGATGCTTTTCATATTGTTAGGAAACCTTCCGTTGTTGTTTGGATTTTTGCATTGTCGTTTGAGATGAGCAAAGGAGGCTCCCAACATAGAATTCATGCATTGTTTGAAAGAGCACTGGCAAATGACAGCTTGTGCAAATCCGTCATTCTCTGGCGTATGTATGTTGCTTATGAAATTGACGTAGCACACAATCCTTCTGCTGCTAGGCGTGTGTTCTTCCGAGCTATTCATGCCTGTCCCTGGTAAGAGCCTGATCAAGTTTTGAATGTGATACTTCTTACTCACACAATTTATGCTGATTAATCAGAGAAATTGGCTCATATTGTCATTTTCAGATTTAATTtaagatttaatttaaaattgtggTATTCAAACTTCAATTGGTAATATAACCCACTGAAATAGATACCAATTTCTTTTTTCCACAAGACATGGTCTTCAATAGGTTGTGCAATGTCTTCTCAGTAATCACTGATCTGAGATCAGtaattgaataaataatatCTGGTATGAAAATGACTCTCCGTAATACTTGATGAGTGCGGGCTATGCTGTTCAAAGCAGAAATGCTGAAATGAGAAACAATGAAATGGGAAACaataaaataagttttttttaagaacgtgttgaaaatattaagTGTTCTCGGAAATGGAAACGGAATAAGAAAATATAGCACTCCATAAGTTTCTGTATAATGTAGGTGCTGGTGATCTTTTTTGTTATTGGCTCGATTGTTTCTTCTTGGATCCATCTTTTTCAGGTCTAAAAAACTATGGCTGGATGGTTTCTTAAAATTGAACTCCATCCTATCTGCAAAAGAGTTATCTGATCTCCAAGAAGTGATGCGAGATAAGGAACTGAACCTAAAGACTGACATATACGAAATTCTGTTGCAAGACGAGCTGGTATCATCATAAACTTATAATTGTGGTTGCATTTCAAAGTTGTATTTGATAATTCTTTGGCGGGCATTAAACAGAATTTTGGATGTTGATACTGTTCTAGTTATTTGGATGATAGAAATGAGAGACCTCGCTTGTCGGACTGGCATCAACTGACCACCCCCAACAGGTCGAAGATGGTACCTTGCGCTAGTCACAAGCTGTTCCGAGTCATACAGCTGTTCCTTACAAGACAAGGTTGGCTATGCaaagtgttttattttttaaaaatttcagaaAATTATTAGATAAAGGGTACATGTAAAATGTATATAGTGAAATGCAACGGACGTATAAATTTTTTGACTGTTCATGTTTTTCCGACTGTTCAACTTTATTCTTCTCCAATACTGTTTTCCGACTGTTCGAAGCTTATGTGGCAAACCGCTCCAACAACAAAACATCTAAAAATTAAGGGAACCGCCTCTACAAGACACATAAACTACAAAAGCTAAATGAATATTTATACATCTGAATTTTAGCCTTCTGGTCACTCGCACACCCGCACTTATGTGATAATCTTTTTAAAcacttaaattttatattttttttacgttCATGTACCTCCATCATGTGTGAAAGTCACTTGCTAGAAGAAAAGGTTTATGTAACTGCATCAACTTtaagaaaagaataaaattgaatatttttttacaaattgatATGGTTATCTTTGagcttatttaatatatatttgtttttgtattaaattcaaaataaaagttattttaaattagaaataataattatttaaatttttaagttaatGAACATATGAAAGTAAAAAAAAGCTTTGTTATCAATAGCTATTTATACCAacttattataaatttcataGTATTTCCTAAAATatacaaaatgaatttaatagattaatttaagtataaaaataatatttttcttattgttAAGTAACAAgatcaattgttaaaaatactTTATTCTTAGATACATccaactataatttttttattttaaaaaaattaataagtaaaTATATTAAGCATAGtataaaattcaagaaaattataaacaatCATTTTGTTTACAAgtatactaaaatttaaatataaattttgtacaattattattaaaatgatacTCTTATTTagactcttaactttgataatatttttatatcttttatttcataaaattgaaacttttaccattaccattatatgaaaaaataaaaatttatagtatattttgATATGTCAATGTTGGTTAACCTTTTTCTAAACCATAAATATCTATATGCActaatttcattaatttatataaatcttttaattatttgagtcttaaaataaatatttattctttggaaaaacatattattatataaaataattgaaactcTTATAGATTtacttcaattttaaattatagttaaatttgattttaattatatattaaataaataaattttaaactcatttgtttttaaaaaataaattttattaatttcatttgTTATATAATGTCACCACACTTTAGAAGTGTTACAAATATATGACAATTCACAAGAGAATAGTACAAAGGATTctatatatacatacaatacTCGACTGCTGACTGAAGTCAGATGATGTCTCTAGCAAGCTCCGAGACTCCGGCCATCTGCGAGCCGCCGCCAATATTTAGTTACCTTTTCCTCTATCTCCCTCTCACTGCTATCTTTCTTGACAATGGCACCTTTAGTTGTAACTTGACTATAAAGTGACTCCATTTCTTCCAGAACTTGTTTCATGTTCGAGACGAGTCGCTCCGCCAAGCCGCGGCTGAAATCCTCCCTCACAACAACCCGAAGTACAGCGATATGGTTGGCATCAGGAGGCATTGTGTAAGCTGGAATAATCCAGCCAAACCTTCTGAGAGACTCAGACAACTGAAACACATTGAACTGACTGTTGTCTTTCAAAGAGAATGCTACAAGGGGAACCCCGACATCCTTCGAGATGATGTCGAACCGACCTGTTTTCTCGAGTCCTTCTTTCAGTACTTTCGCGTTTTCCATGcagttttcaattatttttttatagccCTAGTACAAGTTAACCATAAAACAATCATGAAATTTAAGAGAAATTAAGTATTCTAGCATAGCATGCAAAATAGATTTTGTAAATACCAACTTTTACTCGTTAAATCTGCAGGGAAATCAAGAACTGCTGACTCTACTTTAAATTTGTTGACCCTATCCCATTCCAGTGCTCAACACTtctcttaatttaaattttaatagacTAGATGATGAAGATTATGTATCAATTTGACCATGTCAAGACTATGCATATTCTTTGGATTGGATCGATCATAGTATCATAGT is a window of Mercurialis annua linkage group LG2, ddMerAnnu1.2, whole genome shotgun sequence DNA encoding:
- the LOC126668990 gene encoding uncharacterized protein LOC126668990 isoform X1; its protein translation is MEKEPEKDEPNTSSSSMFNLFGVSTADTIQQTSAPNWLCNTSFTTNLSVIKDAVSALRKDHQTLTESDQEEEEEEPHNSNVKPSTSYQLIEEEEEETKASDSDSGSGSKKSSKTRVKRRRNKKKSSNDDVRVTHSKHTKDYYFDSHGDADNLVYGSLYRMNVPRYRPFNPAKLLSAHGIYLSNKKKSSIFDRDGDIDGLDVKLKSNGRYWSAKNGALEFHKNFKRLRFHAPRHPVVVDSDDFIPFSDTEVVSKEAASSFVEESWEDELMRKTREFNVLTRERPYDEKLWLDFAEFQDKVASMQPQKGVRLQLLEKKVSILEKAVELNLDNEELLLALLKAYQNRDSTDVLIGRWEKVLLTHYGSAKLWREYLRIFQGEFSRFKVSEMRKMYAHAIQALSSACNKQLRQVHQNTKPSSKDLDTVELELGLVNVFLSLCRFEWQAGHQELATALFQAEIEFSLFCPSLLLNEHSKLRLFEHFWNGNGPRIGEEGATGWSLWLEKEEENRQRIMKEETSLDDERGGWTGWSEPKSTHMETDETPITLSSNNNVAEGLLEESEDEEIMQEDDTELLLKELGIDVDAGPSSEVKDTSTWIRWSEEESLRDCSQWMPVHGTTDDMNSLSIETPDREADEQILRVILFEDVSEFLFSLSSEEARLSLLSQFIEFFGGDMSQWICTNSLSWTDKILSLDVLPDSMLKHLTLICNDPVFLLGNTVDTSKRSDIMKFLRNAILLCLTAFPRNHKLEQAALVAEELSATRTDSSTPCRSLAKSLLKSDRQDVLLCGVYAQREAASGNIAHARRIFDMALSLIEALPPHLQSNAPLLYFWYAEVELASVCGDTQESFSRALHILSCLGSGAKYSPFETKPSSLQMLRAHQGFKERMKTVQSTWLHGVVNDQSTALVCSAALFEELTTGFDAGVKVLDEAFKMVLPERRRHSYQLEILFNYYTRMLLKHHKQSSLSKLWESISQGLQIYPCSPELFKALVEIGNLYKTPNNLRLMFDEYGHRKPSVVVWIFALSFEMSKGGSQHRIHALFERALANDSLCKSVILWRMYVAYEIDVAHNPSAARRVFFRAIHACPWSKKLWLDGFLKLNSILSAKELSDLQEVMRDKELNLKTDIYEILLQDELLFG
- the LOC126668990 gene encoding uncharacterized protein LOC126668990 isoform X2 — its product is MEKEPEKDEPNTSSSSMFNLFGVSTADTIQQTSAPNWLCNTSFTTNLSVIKDAVSALRKDHQTLTESDQEEEEEEPHNSNVKPSTSYQLIEEEEEETKASDSDSGSGSKKSSKTRVKRRRNKKKSSNDDVRVTHSKHTKDYYFDSHGDADNLVYGSLYRMNVPRYRPFNPAKLLSAHGIYLSNKKKSSIFDRDGDIDGLDVKLKSNGRYWSAKNGALEFHKNFKRLRFHAPRHPVVVDSDDFIPFSDTEVVSKEAASSFVEESWEDELMRKTREFNVLTRERPYDEKLWLDFAEFQDKVASMQPQKGVRLQLLEKKVSILEKAVELNLDNEELLLALLKAYQNRDSTDVLIGRWEKVLLTHYGSAKLWREYLRIFQGEFSRFKVSEMRKMYAHAIQALSSACNKQLRQVHQNTKPSSKDLDTVELELGLVNVFLSLCRFEWQAGHQELATALFQAEIEFSLFCPSLLLNEHSKLRLFEHFWNGNGPRIGEEGATGWSLWLEKEEENRQRIMKEETSLDDERGGWTGWSEPKSTHMETDETPITLSSNNNVAEGLLEESEDEEIMQEDDTELLLKELGIDVDAGPSSEVKDTSTWIRWSEEESLRDCSQWMPVHGTTDDMNSLSIETPDREADEQILRVILFEDVSEFLFSLSSEEARLSLLSQFIEFFGGDMSQWICTNSLSWTDKILSLDVLPDSMLKHLTLICNDPVFLLGNTVDTSKRSDIMKFLRNAILLCLTAFPRNHKLEQAALVAEELSATRTDSSTPCRSLAKSLLKSDRQDVLLCGVYAQREAASGNIAHARRIFDMALSLIEALPPHLQSNAPLLYFWYAEVELASVCGDTQESFSRALHILSCLGSGAKYSPFETKPSSLQMLRAHQGFKERMKTVQSTWLHGVVNDQSTALVCSAALFEELTTGFDAGVKVLDEAFKMVLPERRRHSYQLEILFNYYTRMLLKHHKQSSLSKLWESISQGLQIYPCSPELFKALVEIGNLYKTPNNLRLMFDEYGHRKPSVVVWIFALSFEMSKGGSQHRIHALFERALANDSLCKSVILWRMYVAYEIDVAHNPSAARRVFFRAIHACPWSKKLWLDGFLKLNSILSAKELSDLQEVMRDKELNLKTDIYEILLQDELK